A region from the Euleptes europaea isolate rEulEur1 chromosome 13, rEulEur1.hap1, whole genome shotgun sequence genome encodes:
- the SIRT4 gene encoding NAD-dependent protein lipoamidase sirtuin-4, mitochondrial has translation MSVGVANTLNAVGCRFLLRFQPRYCCSTAKPAQTLAFVPASPPPEPLEVKKLQDFVSSSQRLFVITGAGISTESGIPDYRSEGVGLYARTDRRPIQHAEFLRSSRARQRYWARNFVGWPQFSSYQPNVAHLALKKWETLGKLHWLVTQNVDALHVKAGSQRLTELHGSTHRVLCLSCGDQTPRAELQERFEILNPTWRAEAHGVAPDGDVFLTDKQVQNFHVPSCNKCGGHLKPDVTFFGDTVSREKVDFVYQRLAESDSVLVAGSSLQVYSAYKFALAAHGRKLPIAIVNIGPTRSDHLVFLKLNSRCGELLPLIVLQ, from the exons ATGAGCGTGGGTGTGGCCAACACCCTGAACGCTGTCGGATGCAGATTCCTCCTTCGCTTTCAACCTCGCTATTGTTGCTCAACCGCCAAGCCTGCCCAGACTCTTGCCTTCGTTCCAGCCAGTCCTCCCCCAGAACCACTGGAAGTGAAGAAGCTGCAAGACTTCGTTTCTTCCTCCCAGAGGTTGTTTGTGATCACCGGAGCTGGAATTTCCACTGAGTCTGGAATCCCAGACTATCGCTCGGAAGGGGTGGGCCTTTACGCCCGGACAGATAGGCGGCCCATCCAGCATGCTGAGTTTCTGCGAAGCTCCCGGGCCCGCCAGAGGTACTGGGCCAGGAACTTTGTGGGCTGGCCACAGTTTTCTTCTTATCAGCCCAACGTGGCACACCTGGCCCTGAAGAAGTGGGAGACACTAGGGAAGCTGCACTGGTTAGTGACTCAGAACGTGGATGCCCTTCATGTGAAGGCCGGAAGTCAGCGGCTGACAGAGCTACATGGCAGCACGCATAG GGTGTTATGCCTCAGCTGTGGAGACCAGACGCCCCGAGCTGAGCTCCAGGAGCGCTTTGAAATCTTGAACCCCACGTGGAGAGCTGAAGCACATGGGGTAGCTCCTGATGGGGATGTCTTCTTGACAGACAAGCAGGTGCAGAATTTCCATGTCCCCTCCTGCAATAAGTGTGGCGGCCACCTCAAGCCAGATGTGACATTCTTCGGGGATACAGTCAGCAGGGAGAAAGTGGACTTTGTGTACCAGCGACTTGCAGAATCAGACTCTGTCCTTGTGGCAGGATCTTCATTGCAG GTGTACTCAGCTTACAAATTTGCCCTTGCGGCCCATGGCAGGAAGCTACCGATCGCAATAGTTAACATTGGCCCCACAAGGTCAGATCACCTTGTGTTTCTGAAGCTGAATTCTCgttgtggagagctgctgcccttgATTGTCTTACAGTGA